Proteins from a single region of Desulfobacteraceae bacterium:
- a CDS encoding CBS and ACT domain-containing protein, whose product MFVSKSMTGKVLTTTPQALILDAQKMMADKQIRHLPVVEENDRLVGIITDRDIRSALPMAFIQQALPPEERARLGALTVGEIMSRKLITVSPTDTIQDALLLVQQHKVGALPVVDRNHRLRGIISVRDLLRAFINVLGIGEPGTLVGILVEEKIGQLKRIVDAITEENISIGSVLVARYWEEDKRAVFPYLLTNNVAKIKRKLASMGFTLMDPMDWCIDRQPPK is encoded by the coding sequence ATGTTTGTCAGCAAATCAATGACCGGCAAAGTCCTCACCACCACCCCCCAGGCGCTTATTCTCGACGCCCAGAAGATGATGGCCGACAAGCAGATCCGTCATCTGCCGGTGGTGGAAGAGAACGACCGCCTGGTGGGGATCATCACCGACCGCGACATCCGCAGCGCCCTGCCGATGGCGTTCATCCAGCAGGCCCTGCCGCCCGAGGAGCGCGCGCGGCTGGGCGCGCTCACCGTCGGGGAGATCATGAGCCGCAAACTGATCACCGTTTCCCCCACCGACACTATCCAGGACGCCCTCCTGCTGGTCCAGCAGCACAAAGTGGGGGCGCTGCCGGTGGTGGATAGAAACCATCGCCTCCGGGGCATCATATCGGTACGCGACCTGCTGCGGGCCTTTATCAACGTGCTGGGCATCGGGGAGCCCGGCACCCTGGTGGGCATTCTGGTGGAGGAGAAGATCGGGCAGCTCAAGCGCATCGTGGACGCCATCACCGAGGAGAACATCTCCATCGGCAGCGTGCTCGTGGCCCGCTACTGGGAGGAGGACAAGCGTGCGGTCTTCCCCTATCTGTTGACCAACAACGTCGCCAAGATCAAAAGAAAGCTGGCCTCCATGGGCTTTACCCTTATGGATCCCATGGATTGGTGCATCGATCGGCAGCCCCCGAAATGA
- a CDS encoding histone deacetylase yields MRKTGLLFDQRYMLHETGLYHPETAERLVAVFRGLKDNDLLGKLLLIKASPAERRWIEMVHDPAFIDSFNDACVAGRKEFQHPDNQMCCDSFDTALLAVGGVLDTAAFLMRGEIDNAFCAVRPPGHHAERAKSMGFCYFNNIAITARYLQHEWGVQRVGIVDFDVHHGNGTQHIFEDDPTVFYYSIHQHPSFTFPGTGREFEQGSGEGFGFTKNTPVLPGQGDAEYKQLITRDLLPAFDKFAPQVILTSSGFDAHVDDEMADMRVSTEGFTWIMQTIVGLAERHCGGKLISILEGGYNLKRLPELIAGHVRVLLGID; encoded by the coding sequence ATGCGCAAAACGGGTCTGCTGTTTGATCAACGCTACATGCTTCACGAAACCGGGCTCTATCACCCCGAGACGGCCGAACGGCTGGTGGCGGTCTTTCGGGGTCTCAAGGATAATGATCTGCTCGGCAAGCTGCTGCTGATCAAGGCCAGCCCGGCCGAGCGCCGCTGGATCGAGATGGTCCACGACCCCGCCTTTATCGACAGCTTCAACGATGCCTGCGTTGCCGGGCGCAAAGAGTTTCAGCATCCCGACAACCAGATGTGCTGTGACAGCTTCGATACCGCGCTGCTGGCCGTGGGCGGGGTCCTGGACACGGCCGCATTTCTCATGCGCGGCGAGATCGACAACGCCTTCTGCGCCGTGCGACCCCCCGGCCACCACGCGGAACGCGCCAAGAGCATGGGGTTTTGCTATTTCAACAACATCGCCATCACCGCCCGCTACCTGCAGCACGAATGGGGGGTCCAGCGGGTGGGCATCGTCGATTTTGACGTGCACCACGGCAACGGCACCCAGCACATCTTCGAAGACGATCCGACTGTTTTCTATTATTCCATTCACCAGCACCCCTCGTTCACCTTTCCCGGCACCGGCCGCGAGTTCGAGCAGGGCTCCGGGGAAGGCTTCGGCTTCACCAAGAACACCCCGGTCCTGCCCGGTCAGGGGGATGCGGAGTACAAGCAACTGATCACCCGGGATCTGCTGCCGGCCTTCGACAAATTCGCCCCCCAGGTGATTCTGACCTCCAGCGGCTTCGACGCCCACGTCGACGATGAGATGGCCGATATGCGGGTGTCCACCGAGGGGTTTACCTGGATCATGCAGACCATCGTGGGGCTGGCCGAACGCCACTGCGGCGGAAAGTTGATTTCCATCCTTGAGGGAGGATACAACCTCAAGCGCCTGCCGGAACTGATCGCCGGGCATGTCCGGGTCCTGCTGGGCATCGACTGA
- a CDS encoding 50S ribosomal protein L11 methyltransferase — translation MPYDELFIYYLKGCLRPENEVFSDAYIGNWEEDGFSFLFFSRPSADAVARLLRRQPGLALIDSYQMAYADWQGAHDLALQTERLQVHPPWQTPPAGGRRGIVLDPGVVFGTGTHPTTRDCLYALEMLYSREAPADVQDLGTGTGLLALAAARLGARRTLAVDLNPLCARTAAANVRRNSLQNRVLVVRGRAEAFVEQPADLVIANIHFDVMRLLLRSQGFYRKRWFVLSGLLPSEARWVLTQLTAKPVEIIEEWHQEGVWSTFCGRTL, via the coding sequence ATGCCTTATGACGAGCTGTTCATCTATTACCTCAAGGGGTGCCTGCGGCCCGAAAACGAGGTCTTCAGCGACGCCTATATCGGCAACTGGGAAGAGGACGGCTTCTCGTTTCTCTTCTTTTCCCGGCCGTCCGCCGATGCCGTCGCCCGCCTGCTGCGGCGCCAGCCCGGGCTGGCGCTGATCGACAGCTACCAGATGGCCTATGCCGACTGGCAGGGCGCGCACGACCTGGCTTTGCAGACCGAGCGCTTGCAGGTTCATCCCCCCTGGCAGACGCCGCCTGCCGGCGGCCGCCGGGGGATCGTGCTCGACCCCGGGGTGGTCTTCGGAACCGGAACGCACCCTACCACCCGGGACTGTCTGTACGCCCTGGAAATGCTGTATTCCCGGGAGGCGCCCGCGGACGTCCAGGACCTGGGCACCGGTACCGGTCTCCTGGCACTGGCTGCCGCCCGCCTGGGCGCCCGGCGGACCCTGGCTGTGGACCTCAACCCCCTCTGCGCCCGGACGGCGGCCGCCAACGTGCGCCGCAACAGCCTGCAAAACCGCGTCCTGGTGGTGCGCGGGCGCGCCGAGGCATTCGTCGAGCAGCCGGCCGACCTGGTGATCGCCAACATCCATTTCGACGTGATGCGGCTGTTGCTGCGCTCCCAAGGCTTTTACCGCAAACGCTGGTTCGTGTTGTCGGGGCTGCTGCCAAGCGAGGCCCGCTGGGTGCTGACCCAGCTGACCGCCAAACCTGTGGAGATTATCGAAGAGTGGCATCAGGAGGGGGTCTGGTCGACCTTTTGCGGCCGGACCCTCTGA
- a CDS encoding NAD-dependent deacylase: MQELIQRAVADLKSARRVAALTGAGVSVESGIPPFRGPGGVWEKIDPMEYATIEAFMADPAKVWEVLLREMKRVIDAALPNDAHRALVRLEEMGLVRTVITQNVDGLHQKAGSRDVVEFHGSFARHRCLACGERKTTAEICLDRMPPRCFCGGIFRPECVFFGEDIPAEMLWRSRQSARECDVMLVLGTSASVHPAAYVPVFAKEAGATVIEINAEPTPLTGRISDYTILGAAGEIMNRILAQLAA, encoded by the coding sequence ATGCAGGAGTTGATTCAGCGCGCGGTTGCCGACCTGAAGAGCGCGCGGCGGGTGGCCGCGTTGACCGGCGCCGGCGTTTCGGTGGAAAGCGGGATCCCCCCCTTTCGGGGTCCGGGAGGGGTCTGGGAGAAGATCGACCCCATGGAGTACGCCACCATCGAGGCCTTCATGGCCGACCCGGCCAAGGTCTGGGAGGTGCTGCTGCGCGAGATGAAGCGCGTCATCGATGCGGCCCTGCCCAACGACGCCCACCGCGCGCTGGTGCGGCTGGAGGAGATGGGGCTGGTGCGGACGGTCATCACCCAGAACGTCGACGGCCTGCACCAGAAAGCCGGCAGCCGCGATGTGGTCGAATTCCACGGCAGCTTCGCCCGCCACCGCTGTCTGGCCTGCGGCGAACGCAAAACCACCGCCGAGATCTGCCTGGACCGGATGCCGCCGCGCTGTTTCTGCGGGGGCATTTTCCGGCCGGAATGCGTTTTCTTCGGCGAGGACATCCCCGCCGAGATGCTCTGGCGCTCGCGTCAAAGCGCCCGGGAGTGCGACGTCATGCTGGTGCTCGGGACTTCGGCCAGCGTGCACCCGGCGGCCTACGTACCGGTCTTCGCCAAGGAGGCCGGTGCCACCGTAATCGAGATCAACGCCGAGCCCACACCGCTTACCGGCCGCATCAGTGATTACACCATTCTGGGGGCCGCCGGCGAGATCATGAACCGCATCCTGGCGCAGCTGGCCGCCTGA
- a CDS encoding ASKHA domain-containing protein: MSAAVDTPESSPPRRWVQEVTLAPPSLKDNTADADRLAAVLKARLGVSRLDIGLPLLRTLPERLRRWGYRARCLLFQDGPVGQLVAVTAPEDPAPLAGLAVDLGTTRVVLRLVDLETGATLAERAFDNPQIAIGPDVLVRIQQAESDSGRESLRSLIVDGLNAEIGELARAGGLEAEDVYLAAVAGNTAMTHLFMGLPARWVIREPYTPAVNRPGVLPAAALGLRLNPAGRVLVFPNIGSYFGGDLIAGILFAGLHRREETAILVDVGTNAEVVVGNRHWLMGCAGAAGPALEGGVSAIGMMAGPGVIDRVRIDPASGAFEIHTIDDLPPRGICGSGVIDLAAQLFLAGLIDIRGKLRPEVCGERCRELDGLNHLVLVPAAASESGRDLTISQADLDSLVRSKAAMYTILRTLTATVGLCFEELDAIYVAGTFGAFIDPRSAITIGMMPDLPLGAYRSLGNSSLGGATLALCDAGRIGEIDAIRDAVTYLELNVNQEFMNRFSAAKFLPHTDPARFPTVKPWPCG; this comes from the coding sequence ATGAGCGCTGCCGTCGATACCCCCGAATCGAGCCCCCCCCGGCGCTGGGTCCAGGAGGTGACCCTGGCGCCCCCCAGCCTCAAGGACAACACCGCCGATGCCGACCGCCTGGCGGCTGTACTGAAAGCGCGGTTGGGGGTTTCGCGCCTGGATATCGGCCTGCCCCTGTTGCGGACGCTTCCCGAGCGGCTGCGGCGCTGGGGCTATCGGGCGCGCTGCCTGCTCTTTCAGGACGGCCCCGTCGGGCAGCTGGTGGCGGTCACGGCGCCGGAGGACCCCGCACCCCTGGCAGGACTGGCGGTGGACTTGGGCACCACCCGGGTGGTGCTGCGCCTGGTGGACCTCGAGACCGGGGCGACGCTGGCCGAGCGCGCTTTCGACAACCCCCAGATCGCCATTGGGCCGGACGTCCTGGTGCGCATCCAGCAGGCCGAAAGCGACAGCGGCCGGGAATCCCTGCGGAGCCTGATCGTCGACGGCCTGAACGCCGAAATCGGCGAGCTGGCGCGCGCCGGCGGCCTTGAGGCCGAGGACGTCTACCTGGCGGCGGTGGCCGGCAACACCGCCATGACCCATCTCTTCATGGGGCTGCCGGCGCGCTGGGTCATCCGCGAGCCCTACACCCCGGCGGTCAACCGGCCCGGGGTGCTACCGGCCGCCGCGCTGGGGCTGAGGCTCAACCCCGCCGGCCGGGTCCTGGTGTTTCCCAACATCGGCAGCTACTTCGGGGGGGACCTGATCGCCGGGATTCTCTTCGCCGGGCTGCACCGCCGGGAGGAGACCGCCATCCTGGTGGATGTCGGCACCAACGCCGAAGTGGTCGTGGGCAACCGCCACTGGCTGATGGGCTGCGCTGGGGCCGCCGGGCCGGCCCTGGAAGGGGGGGTGAGCGCCATCGGGATGATGGCCGGCCCCGGGGTGATCGACCGGGTGCGCATCGACCCGGCCAGCGGCGCGTTCGAGATTCACACCATCGATGACCTGCCGCCGCGGGGGATCTGCGGCTCCGGGGTCATCGATCTCGCCGCCCAGCTCTTTCTGGCCGGCCTGATCGACATTCGCGGCAAGTTGCGCCCCGAGGTCTGCGGCGAGCGCTGCCGCGAGCTGGACGGCCTCAACCACCTGGTGCTGGTGCCGGCCGCGGCGTCGGAGAGCGGCCGGGACCTGACCATCAGCCAGGCCGATCTCGATAGCCTGGTGCGCTCCAAGGCGGCCATGTACACCATCCTGCGGACCCTCACCGCCACGGTCGGGCTGTGTTTCGAGGAGCTCGACGCCATTTACGTCGCCGGCACCTTCGGGGCGTTCATCGACCCCCGCTCGGCGATCACCATCGGGATGATGCCCGACCTGCCGCTGGGCGCCTATCGCAGCCTGGGCAACAGCTCCCTGGGCGGGGCCACCCTGGCGCTTTGCGACGCCGGCCGGATCGGGGAGATCGACGCCATCCGGGATGCCGTCACCTATCTGGAGCTCAACGTCAATCAGGAGTTCATGAACCGCTTCAGTGCGGCCAAATTCCTGCCGCACACCGACCCCGCTCGCTTTCCGACGGTAAAACCCTGGCCCTGCGGCTGA
- a CDS encoding MBL fold metallo-hydrolase — MRITCWGSRGSIPVSGPDFNRYGGDTTCLEIRSADDDILIVDAGTGIRALGNMLFSQNRRRFNFLFTHAHWDHLIGFPFFKPLYCENAELLIFKCPFPNRYVTKMISSVMAPPHFPLRFSDLKAQITYLDACPGRFDAGSLAITPIALNHPNSGFGYKFCENGKSFVFLTDNELKVKHPKGLPYSAYLDFVRGADLLLHDAEYTPAEHLQKMEWGHSAYTDALELALQAGVRRFGLFHHNQERTDAQIDAIVADCRQRIAAAGKPLECFAVAVGMGFDV, encoded by the coding sequence ATGCGCATCACCTGCTGGGGATCCCGGGGATCGATTCCCGTTTCGGGCCCCGATTTCAACCGTTACGGCGGCGACACCACCTGCCTCGAGATCCGCAGCGCAGACGACGACATCCTGATCGTCGATGCCGGCACGGGGATCCGCGCATTGGGCAACATGCTTTTCAGCCAAAACCGTCGGCGCTTCAATTTTCTCTTCACCCATGCGCACTGGGATCACCTCATCGGGTTTCCCTTTTTCAAACCGCTCTACTGCGAAAATGCGGAGCTGTTGATTTTCAAGTGCCCGTTTCCCAACCGCTACGTCACCAAGATGATCTCCAGCGTCATGGCGCCGCCCCATTTCCCCCTGCGCTTTTCCGATCTGAAGGCCCAGATCACTTACCTGGACGCCTGTCCGGGGCGATTTGACGCCGGTTCGCTGGCGATCACCCCGATCGCCCTCAACCACCCCAATTCCGGTTTTGGCTACAAGTTCTGCGAAAACGGCAAATCGTTTGTCTTTCTGACCGACAATGAACTCAAGGTTAAGCACCCCAAGGGGTTGCCTTACAGCGCCTATCTGGATTTCGTGCGGGGTGCCGATCTGCTCCTGCACGATGCCGAGTACACGCCGGCCGAGCATCTGCAGAAAATGGAGTGGGGCCATTCGGCCTACACCGATGCGCTGGAACTGGCGCTGCAGGCCGGCGTGCGGCGCTTCGGGTTGTTTCACCACAATCAGGAGCGCACCGATGCGCAAATCGATGCAATCGTCGCCGACTGCCGGCAGCGGATCGCCGCCGCCGGGAAACCGCTGGAGTGTTTCGCCGTCGCCGTCGGGATGGGCTTTGACGTCTGA